The Candidatus Omnitrophota bacterium genome has a window encoding:
- the ahcY gene encoding adenosylhomocysteinase, with product MKYDVKNLNLAKKGKLRIEWAAEYMPVLKLITKRFQKEKPLKGTKVACCLHVTTETANLMLALKGGGADVLLCASNPLSTQDDVAASLVKDFGISTFAIKGEGEKTYYKHINSVLDKEPQITMDDGADLVSCIHMKRRDLARKVMGGSEETTTGVIRLRSMERGGKLLFPMIAVNDADTKHLFDNRYGTGQSTVDGIIRATNVLFAGSKIVVCGYGWCGRGVAMRARGMGAVVYICEVDPLKALEAVMDGYEVLPMKEVAKIGDIFITLTGDINVIRGEHFKVMKDGAIVCNSGHFNVELDIPALKKLSKKKRQVREFVNEYTLRDGRRINLLGEGRLINLAAAEGHPASVMDMSFADQSLCAEYVRKNYEKLGKKVYVVPEDIDKEVARLKLKSMNVRIDILTPEQKKYLESWEMGT from the coding sequence ATGAAATACGACGTTAAAAATTTAAATTTGGCAAAAAAAGGAAAGCTTCGCATAGAATGGGCGGCAGAATATATGCCCGTTCTGAAATTAATAACGAAACGCTTCCAAAAGGAAAAGCCTCTTAAAGGGACAAAGGTAGCCTGCTGCCTCCACGTTACCACCGAAACCGCCAATCTGATGCTTGCGCTTAAAGGCGGCGGGGCGGATGTTTTACTCTGCGCGTCAAACCCCTTGAGCACTCAGGATGATGTGGCGGCGTCGCTTGTCAAAGATTTCGGAATCTCTACTTTTGCCATAAAAGGCGAGGGCGAAAAGACGTATTACAAGCATATAAATAGCGTTCTGGATAAAGAACCCCAGATAACAATGGATGACGGGGCTGACCTCGTATCGTGCATACATATGAAAAGAAGAGATCTGGCCCGAAAGGTGATGGGCGGCAGCGAAGAGACGACTACCGGCGTGATAAGATTAAGAAGCATGGAACGCGGCGGTAAGCTTCTTTTTCCCATGATAGCCGTAAACGATGCGGATACAAAACATCTTTTTGATAATAGATACGGCACAGGCCAATCCACAGTGGACGGCATCATAAGAGCCACGAATGTATTATTTGCGGGTTCAAAAATCGTAGTGTGCGGTTACGGATGGTGCGGAAGGGGCGTGGCAATGCGCGCCCGGGGCATGGGAGCGGTAGTTTATATATGCGAAGTGGATCCTTTGAAGGCCCTCGAAGCGGTGATGGACGGCTATGAAGTCCTGCCGATGAAAGAAGTCGCCAAAATAGGCGATATATTCATCACCCTGACCGGAGATATAAATGTGATAAGAGGGGAACATTTCAAAGTGATGAAAGATGGCGCTATTGTATGTAATTCGGGCCATTTTAATGTGGAGCTGGATATCCCGGCCCTAAAAAAACTATCCAAGAAAAAAAGACAGGTACGCGAATTTGTGAATGAATATACCCTTAGGGACGGCAGGCGAATAAATCTTCTGGGCGAAGGCCGGCTTATAAACCTGGCCGCGGCGGAAGGCCACCCGGCGAGCGTAATGGACATGAGTTTTGCCGATCAGTCTCTTTGCGCAGAATATGTAAGGAAGAATTACGAAAAACTGGGGAAAAAGGTCTACGTAGTCCCGGAAGATATAGATAAAGAAGTTGCCCGGCTTAAGCTTAAAAGCATGAATGTAAGGATCGACATTCTGACGCCGGAGCAGAAAAAGTATCTTGAAAGTTGGGAGATGGGGACTTGA
- a CDS encoding class II fructose-bisphosphate aldolase, with amino-acid sequence MKKVLEARPKNTAKKLGDNKLLLLSSHSIFDVLRDKKVILMACNIRIKHAVPGIMRAADELDAIVGFELARSEGNLKGGYTGFTPYTFFDTIVDYANQLGHKKPFFIHADHTAVRDTSMEEFQIAEEIIKAAIEAGYTSVAIDASHNEISDNINITAKLGKLIQGAGLGLEAEIGEIKLVKEGGALSTVEESLEFIGGLKDNGVIPDLLAINNGSKHGNYAPGEEVHIDLKRTGEIFDAMKKYGVCIAQHGITGTPLETVGQFADYGIRKGNVGTEWQNVAHHNLPKDLFLEMEKWCEENNKDIKMATKPFKEKIDNIPDKYKKATEDEAYLRAREYILAFRGKGTAAMAVDALSK; translated from the coding sequence ATTAAAAAAGTACTGGAAGCAAGGCCGAAAAACACGGCAAAAAAATTGGGCGATAATAAACTCTTACTTTTAAGCAGCCATAGCATATTTGATGTACTTAGGGATAAGAAGGTGATACTTATGGCCTGCAACATAAGGATAAAGCACGCCGTCCCCGGCATCATGCGCGCCGCGGACGAGCTCGACGCTATAGTCGGCTTTGAGCTGGCGCGCTCGGAAGGCAATCTTAAAGGCGGCTATACGGGTTTTACTCCTTATACATTTTTCGATACGATAGTGGACTATGCAAATCAACTCGGTCACAAAAAGCCTTTTTTTATCCATGCGGATCACACCGCGGTAAGGGATACTTCGATGGAGGAGTTTCAAATAGCGGAGGAGATAATAAAAGCGGCTATAGAAGCCGGTTACACATCGGTTGCCATAGACGCTTCCCATAACGAAATCTCGGACAATATCAATATAACGGCAAAACTGGGAAAGCTCATACAGGGAGCGGGCCTCGGCCTCGAAGCTGAAATAGGGGAGATAAAACTCGTCAAAGAAGGAGGAGCCCTTTCTACCGTAGAAGAATCGCTTGAGTTTATCGGCGGTTTAAAAGATAACGGCGTTATTCCGGATCTTCTTGCGATAAACAACGGTTCAAAACACGGAAATTATGCCCCCGGAGAAGAGGTTCACATAGACCTTAAACGTACGGGAGAGATATTTGATGCCATGAAAAAATACGGCGTTTGCATAGCGCAGCACGGTATCACGGGCACGCCCTTAGAGACAGTGGGCCAGTTTGCCGATTATGGCATAAGAAAAGGAAACGTAGGGACCGAATGGCAGAACGTCGCACATCACAATCTACCCAAAGACCTCTTTCTCGAAATGGAAAAATGGTGCGAGGAAAACAACAAAGATATAAAGATGGCGACAAAGCCCTTTAAAGAAAAAATAGATAATATACCGGATAAGTATAAGAAGGCGACCGAAGACGAAGCGTACCTTAGGGCAAGGGAATACATACTAGCTTTCAGGGGCAAGGGTACCGCGGCGATGGCAGTAGATGCGCTGAGCAAGTAA
- the pfkA gene encoding 6-phosphofructokinase, producing MKKIAVLTSGGDAPGMNAAIRAVVRTAVNNKMGVYGVMRGYEGLISGDFVEMNHRSVSNIITLGGTMLKTSRSEEFMTPEGRRKAADQLKKRGIEGLIVIGGNGSFQGAHKLYKECGIPVIGVPGTIDNDLSGTDYTIGADTAVNTALNSIDKIRDTVDSMERIFVVEVMGRDDAFIAIRVGLAGGAEDVLVPHSEYNIEDMCDDIREGHKKGKISWILVVSEGVGSAKDVADLINENTGLEVRHITLGHVQRGGSPTAADRILGLRLGEAAVKAIQKGESDKMAGAVNDEIVLTNLEEACKRSPRKLGLDRELYRLTRALSM from the coding sequence ATAAAAAAGATTGCGGTGCTGACAAGCGGGGGAGATGCGCCGGGAATGAATGCTGCAATACGCGCTGTAGTGAGAACGGCCGTGAACAATAAGATGGGCGTTTACGGAGTAATGAGAGGTTACGAAGGCCTCATAAGTGGAGATTTTGTGGAAATGAATCACCGCAGCGTCAGTAATATCATAACTCTGGGCGGAACCATGTTGAAGACATCCAGAAGTGAAGAGTTTATGACTCCCGAGGGCCGCAGGAAAGCGGCAGATCAGCTTAAAAAACGCGGCATCGAGGGCTTGATAGTAATAGGCGGCAACGGTTCGTTTCAAGGCGCTCATAAGCTTTATAAAGAGTGCGGTATTCCGGTTATAGGCGTGCCCGGGACAATAGATAACGATCTCTCCGGGACCGATTATACGATAGGCGCCGACACCGCAGTAAATACGGCATTGAACTCTATAGATAAGATCAGAGATACCGTTGACAGTATGGAGCGCATCTTTGTCGTGGAAGTCATGGGAAGGGACGACGCGTTTATCGCAATAAGAGTAGGGCTTGCGGGAGGGGCGGAAGACGTATTAGTCCCTCATAGTGAATATAATATAGAAGACATGTGCGACGATATACGCGAAGGCCACAAAAAAGGTAAGATAAGCTGGATATTGGTAGTCTCTGAAGGCGTTGGATCCGCAAAAGATGTAGCGGATCTTATTAATGAAAATACAGGGCTTGAGGTAAGGCATATCACGCTTGGGCATGTGCAAAGGGGCGGCTCTCCTACGGCAGCGGACAGGATTCTAGGTTTGCGGCTGGGAGAGGCGGCGGTAAAAGCGATTCAAAAAGGCGAAAGTGATAAAATGGCAGGGGCTGTTAACGACGAAATAGTCCTTACAAATCTGGAGGAGGCCTGCAAGAGGTCTCCGCGAAAACTTGGACTTGATAGGGAGCTCTATAGATTGACGCGTGCATTGTCGATGTAA